The genomic DNA TGATGAAACCCGCGATCGGGGTCGTGAAATTCATTGACCATACACGGATGCCCAACGCTGATGCGCAGCCCGGTTTCCTCATACACTTCGCGCGTCAGGTTATCGGGCAGCGAGGCGTGGGGATCCGCACCGCCGCCGGGCGCGCACCACAGGTCGCTCTGCCCGCCGGGGTACGCATTGACCAGCAACAGCCTAGCGTTTTCGACGATCACCGCACGCACA from Roseovarius pelagicus includes the following:
- a CDS encoding NUDIX domain-containing protein; the encoded protein is MSIRLAVRAVIVENARLLLVNAYPGGQSDLWCAPGGGADPHASLPDNLTREVYEETGLRISVGHPCMVNEFHDPDRGFHQVDLFFRCNAIAGQLSPDWIDPEGVVNTRRWFSQAELQNIRLKPDSLPQIAFSDRYHYDPLERIVR